A section of the Oscillospiraceae bacterium genome encodes:
- a CDS encoding sodium-dependent transporter, whose protein sequence is METRASFSSRIGFVLAAAGSAVGLGNIWRFPYLAARYGGGIFLLVYVALVVTFGFTLMVTEIALGRKVGHSVIGAYRLLNKKWSFLGVLSSFVPVIVLSYYCVLGGWVTKYFVAFTTGAGGAAASDGYFSAFIGGTGQPLFWGAFYAFATAVIVMLGVQKGIERAGKLLTPLLVVLLLVVTVYALTLPGASEGVLYYVTPDWSRFSVQTVLAAMGQMFYSMSLAMGIMVTYGSYMRKDTDIERSAKQIEWFDTGIALLAGLMIVPAVFAFSGGDESAINAGAPLMFETMPKVFASMGGAGGVIGAMFFLLVLFAALTSSISLMETVVSVLQDRFRFGRIKACLLTLGVILLLGIPCSLGFGLWRGFTIGDMSILDFFDFISNSVIMPIVALLTCVFVGVVLKPDAIVQEVRLSGRFKRERLYRVFIRYIAPILLATILISTVLDSLNVWRI, encoded by the coding sequence ATGGAAACACGCGCTTCCTTTTCAAGCCGGATCGGCTTTGTACTGGCGGCGGCGGGATCCGCCGTCGGCCTTGGAAATATATGGAGATTCCCCTACCTCGCGGCGCGTTACGGCGGGGGTATTTTTTTGCTCGTCTACGTCGCGCTGGTCGTCACTTTCGGTTTTACGCTGATGGTCACCGAGATAGCCCTGGGGCGCAAGGTGGGCCACAGTGTCATCGGTGCATATCGTCTGCTGAACAAAAAATGGAGTTTTCTCGGTGTGCTGAGTTCGTTTGTCCCGGTTATTGTGCTCTCCTATTACTGCGTGCTGGGCGGTTGGGTCACCAAATATTTCGTGGCCTTCACCACTGGGGCCGGTGGTGCGGCCGCGTCGGACGGGTACTTCTCCGCCTTTATCGGCGGGACCGGACAGCCACTCTTCTGGGGCGCGTTTTATGCGTTCGCAACCGCTGTCATTGTCATGCTGGGTGTACAAAAAGGCATTGAACGGGCGGGAAAATTGCTGACGCCTCTGCTCGTCGTACTGCTGCTTGTGGTCACCGTATATGCGCTGACTCTCCCCGGCGCATCTGAAGGTGTCCTTTACTATGTGACGCCGGACTGGTCGCGGTTCTCCGTCCAGACTGTTTTGGCGGCTATGGGGCAGATGTTCTACTCGATGTCGCTGGCCATGGGCATCATGGTGACATACGGCTCCTATATGCGCAAGGACACGGACATTGAGCGCTCGGCCAAACAGATCGAATGGTTTGACACGGGCATCGCGCTGCTCGCGGGTTTGATGATCGTCCCAGCGGTGTTTGCCTTCTCCGGCGGGGACGAATCGGCCATCAACGCCGGGGCGCCGCTGATGTTTGAGACCATGCCAAAGGTCTTCGCCAGCATGGGAGGCGCCGGCGGCGTCATCGGCGCGATGTTCTTTTTACTGGTTCTTTTTGCCGCGCTCACCTCGTCTATCTCGCTGATGGAGACAGTCGTCTCCGTCCTACAGGACCGCTTTCGTTTTGGTCGGATCAAGGCCTGTCTGCTGACGCTGGGCGTCATTTTGCTGCTGGGTATTCCCTGTTCTTTGGGGTTTGGGCTGTGGCGCGGCTTTACCATCGGCGACATGAGCATTCTGGACTTCTTCGATTTCATCAGCAACTCCGTGATCATGCCCATCGTGGCGCTGCTCACCTGCGTTTTCGTGGGCGTTGTATTAAAACCCGACGCCATCGTACAGGAAGTACGTCTCTCTGGAAGATTCAAGCGCGAACGCCTTTACCGCGTGTTCATCCGTTACATCGCCCCCATCCTGCTGGCGACCATTCTCATCTCTACCGTCCTCGACAGCTTGAACGTCTGGCGGATATAA
- a CDS encoding ABC transporter substrate-binding protein, producing MRRTHRVLYALLPVLLLLTACAAGNSVQTPPANTPPTAGTPAQTETDTTASLTPPALEQTSFKLGHLNSTAHLLGFVAAEEGFFAEEGLDAELLLFASAGEMVAGLEGGNLDAAFIGSVPTITFQSQDHPVSVFGGAMTNGHGYVIKSEFTEGLSDWDITILRGRNVATVKNSVQELELYMLLDQAGLDRETDLNVVVFDSQKDAFNALAGAEIDAASVYSPYASLAKNQGYEVVYYCNEEPLFENQPCCRQVALTQALTDRPNTYTAFERALIKAYKFSQADREKTIQDVKKYIDIELDALEYEIYGGHSVSHPDPDKAATVALKRKVVDFGYTADYDIETLYNTEIFAGALASLLAENPDDAVYQDLLAHFEANDA from the coding sequence ATGAGACGCACACATCGCGTACTCTATGCACTGCTGCCAGTTCTGCTGCTGCTCACCGCCTGCGCTGCCGGAAACAGCGTGCAGACACCGCCCGCAAACACCCCGCCGACGGCGGGGACACCGGCGCAAACAGAAACCGACACAACTGCGTCGCTCACGCCGCCGGCGCTCGAACAGACGTCGTTCAAACTCGGACATCTCAATTCCACCGCGCATCTGTTAGGCTTTGTGGCGGCGGAGGAGGGCTTTTTTGCCGAAGAAGGGCTGGACGCCGAATTGTTGCTCTTCGCCAGCGCCGGCGAGATGGTGGCGGGGCTTGAGGGCGGAAACTTGGACGCGGCGTTCATCGGTTCTGTGCCCACCATCACCTTTCAGAGCCAGGACCATCCCGTGTCGGTGTTCGGCGGCGCGATGACAAACGGTCACGGGTATGTCATCAAGTCCGAGTTCACTGAAGGGCTCAGCGACTGGGACATCACGATTCTGAGGGGCCGCAACGTCGCGACGGTGAAAAATAGCGTGCAGGAGCTCGAACTCTATATGCTGCTTGATCAGGCGGGTCTCGACCGCGAGACGGATCTCAACGTGGTTGTGTTCGACAGCCAGAAGGATGCCTTTAACGCCCTGGCGGGCGCGGAGATCGACGCCGCGAGCGTTTACTCGCCGTATGCCTCTCTCGCCAAAAACCAGGGGTACGAGGTGGTGTATTACTGTAACGAGGAACCGTTGTTTGAAAATCAGCCCTGCTGCCGTCAGGTGGCGCTGACGCAGGCGCTCACGGACAGGCCGAATACTTATACGGCCTTCGAGCGCGCGTTGATCAAAGCCTATAAGTTCTCGCAGGCGGACCGCGAGAAGACGATTCAAGATGTCAAGAAATACATAGACATTGAGTTGGACGCGCTGGAATATGAGATTTACGGTGGCCACAGCGTGTCACACCCAGACCCCGACAAGGCGGCAACCGTGGCGCTCAAGAGGAAAGTCGTTGACTTTGGCTACACGGCGGACTACGACATCGAGACGCTCTACAACACCGAGATTTTTGCCGGCGCGCTTGCCTCCCTGCTCGCGGAGAATCCGGACGATGCCGTCTATCAGGACTTGCTGGCACATTTTGAGGCGAACGATGCCTGA
- a CDS encoding ABC transporter ATP-binding protein: MKIDVQNLTVTYEEKNETFAAIEDVTFGVGEGEFVSVIGSSGCGKSTLLSVLEGLCCPSGGRVLIDGEPVTGPGIDRGVVFQQYSLFPWMTARRNVAFGVKQAKKGLDRAGVLRIADEYLRKVGLGDAGHRYPSRLSGGMQQRVAIARALAMDTDILLMDEPFGAVDAKNRVLLQELLLRLWGDEARRKTVVFITHDIDEAIFLSDRIVMLTESPGRVYKDVHVPFPRPRDRTGLLNSEIYAVFRRDITAEFFGRKSGETEEDWVII; the protein is encoded by the coding sequence ATGAAAATTGATGTTCAAAATCTCACCGTCACCTATGAAGAGAAGAACGAAACGTTCGCGGCGATCGAGGATGTCACATTCGGCGTCGGCGAGGGCGAGTTTGTCAGTGTCATCGGTTCCTCCGGCTGCGGGAAAAGCACGCTGCTCAGCGTCCTGGAGGGACTCTGCTGTCCCTCCGGCGGGCGCGTGCTGATCGACGGCGAGCCTGTCACGGGCCCTGGGATCGATCGGGGTGTCGTGTTTCAACAATATTCACTCTTCCCATGGATGACGGCGCGACGAAATGTGGCCTTTGGAGTCAAACAGGCCAAGAAGGGGCTCGACCGCGCCGGAGTCCTGAGGATTGCCGACGAATATCTGCGAAAGGTCGGCCTGGGGGACGCGGGACATCGCTATCCCTCGCGCCTTTCGGGCGGGATGCAGCAGCGTGTCGCGATTGCGCGCGCGCTGGCCATGGATACGGACATCCTACTCATGGACGAGCCCTTCGGCGCGGTGGATGCCAAGAACCGCGTGCTCTTGCAGGAGTTGCTGCTGCGGCTGTGGGGCGACGAGGCCAGACGAAAGACCGTCGTGTTCATCACGCACGACATCGACGAGGCCATCTTCCTCTCCGACAGGATCGTTATGCTGACGGAGAGCCCGGGGCGCGTGTACAAGGACGTGCACGTACCGTTCCCGCGTCCGCGCGACCGGACAGGCCTGCTGAATTCCGAGATCTATGCCGTCTTCCGGCGGGACATCACCGCCGAGTTCTTCGGTCGGAAAAGCGGCGAGACAGAGGAGGACTGGGTGATCATATGA
- a CDS encoding ABC transporter permease subunit gives MTLKMRFCKTAHLLFILFLAIQFLPDQISKPDAPTYAVGFAAAVEVLLLIASATAQKRTGLDLPADIAAFLYVLLIAWTLATAKFNLLKEMLFPPPGVVFQQCVEDIPQLLGHIGSSLALIAQGYLLALAAAVPLGLALGYGVRVGSAATYIAKFLGAIPPVVYIPYGIALLPSFRAVSVLVIFLASFWPILAGTMSGVLYVEQRILDSARALNVGRGTMLFRIILSAALPQIFIGCGQGLTVSFILLTSAEMIGARSGMGFYVKNYSDLGNYTRTIVGVLVIGVVISVVFFLFNKLQKFLLRWK, from the coding sequence ATGACGTTGAAAATGCGCTTTTGTAAAACGGCGCATCTCCTGTTCATCTTATTTTTAGCAATTCAGTTTCTCCCGGATCAGATCTCAAAGCCGGACGCGCCCACCTATGCCGTCGGATTTGCCGCCGCGGTGGAGGTGTTGCTGCTCATCGCCTCCGCCACGGCCCAAAAGCGCACGGGACTGGACCTGCCGGCCGATATCGCGGCGTTTTTGTATGTGCTGCTCATCGCGTGGACACTTGCGACGGCTAAATTCAACCTGTTGAAAGAGATGCTCTTCCCGCCGCCGGGGGTCGTGTTTCAGCAGTGTGTGGAGGACATCCCGCAGCTTCTGGGCCACATCGGCTCCTCGCTGGCGCTCATCGCGCAGGGGTATCTGCTGGCGCTGGCGGCGGCCGTGCCGCTGGGCCTTGCGCTGGGTTATGGTGTACGGGTGGGCAGCGCCGCCACCTACATCGCGAAATTTTTGGGCGCGATTCCCCCCGTCGTTTATATTCCATACGGCATCGCGCTGCTGCCGAGCTTCAGGGCCGTCTCCGTGCTCGTGATCTTTCTGGCCTCTTTCTGGCCGATCCTTGCGGGCACCATGAGCGGCGTTTTGTATGTGGAGCAGCGGATCCTGGACTCGGCGCGTGCGCTGAATGTGGGGCGGGGTACGATGCTCTTTCGCATCATCTTGAGCGCCGCGCTGCCGCAGATCTTTATCGGCTGCGGGCAGGGACTCACCGTGTCGTTCATCCTGCTCACCTCGGCGGAGATGATCGGCGCGCGGAGCGGCATGGGGTTTTATGTAAAGAATTATTCGGACCTCGGCAATTACACGCGTACGATAGTGGGCGTACTGGTCATCGGCGTTGTGATCAGCGTCGTGTTCTTTCTGTTCAACAAACTGCAAAAGTTTTTGCTGCGGTGGAAGTGA
- a CDS encoding AMP-binding protein, which produces MKKYWNETIETLPREELKVLQLKSLQEELRFAYENAPYYKRSFDEAGVSPEELKTLQDIQKFPFIDKKTQRDTQGVGSFLGELCAVSEERVIFVSTSSGSTGVPTMSPFTQQDFDEWQDVESRWFWQAGMRPHDRYVHALNFSLYVGGPDVIGAQNLGALCIWGGTLPSERLIFILKAYQPTCIWTSPSYAWYLGETCKKSGIDPKKDLSIRKIFVAGEMGGSIKATRDAIESLWGAEVFDFYGLSDIFGACAAQCEVHDGLHIAEDHILVETVDLNTGEVIAPGQRGELVYTTLRKKARPLIRFRTGDIGFVTTEPCACGRTHARIHVDGRKDDMFIVSAVNVYPSDIEYVIRGLTEVTGEYTVRITEKNFTCQYEVTVENADAAQGTDDQVAARVSEALKARIGVKPVSVVVLPDGTLERSTHKAKRIIDERKLDYNI; this is translated from the coding sequence ATGAAGAAATATTGGAACGAGACAATCGAGACGCTGCCGCGTGAAGAACTCAAGGTGCTGCAACTGAAATCGCTGCAGGAGGAACTGCGGTTTGCCTATGAAAACGCACCGTACTACAAGCGGTCGTTTGACGAGGCGGGCGTCTCGCCGGAGGAACTGAAGACACTGCAGGACATCCAAAAATTTCCATTTATAGACAAAAAGACGCAGCGCGATACGCAAGGTGTCGGGAGTTTTTTGGGGGAGCTTTGCGCTGTGTCGGAGGAGCGGGTGATCTTTGTTTCCACCTCCTCCGGGTCCACGGGCGTACCCACGATGAGCCCGTTCACACAGCAGGATTTTGACGAATGGCAGGATGTGGAGAGCCGTTGGTTCTGGCAGGCGGGCATGCGTCCCCATGACCGCTATGTCCACGCGCTCAACTTCTCGCTCTATGTGGGCGGGCCGGACGTCATCGGTGCGCAAAATCTCGGTGCGCTGTGCATCTGGGGTGGCACACTGCCCTCCGAGAGGCTGATTTTCATCTTGAAGGCGTACCAGCCGACCTGCATATGGACAAGCCCGTCCTACGCCTGGTACCTCGGCGAGACCTGTAAAAAGAGCGGCATAGACCCGAAGAAGGACCTCTCGATACGCAAGATCTTCGTCGCCGGTGAGATGGGTGGCTCCATCAAGGCCACGCGCGACGCCATCGAGTCGCTGTGGGGTGCGGAGGTGTTCGACTTCTACGGTCTCTCGGACATCTTTGGTGCCTGCGCCGCGCAGTGCGAGGTGCACGACGGGCTGCACATCGCCGAGGACCACATCTTGGTCGAGACCGTCGACTTAAACACGGGCGAGGTGATCGCACCCGGGCAGCGCGGAGAGCTTGTCTACACAACGCTACGCAAAAAGGCCCGCCCGCTCATCCGGTTCCGCACGGGCGACATCGGGTTTGTGACGACCGAGCCGTGTGCCTGCGGCCGCACCCACGCGCGCATCCACGTGGACGGCCGCAAGGACGACATGTTCATCGTCTCCGCCGTCAACGTCTACCCCAGCGACATCGAATACGTCATCCGCGGCCTCACGGAGGTCACGGGCGAATACACGGTGCGGATCACGGAGAAAAATTTCACCTGTCAGTACGAGGTGACGGTGGAGAACGCCGACGCGGCGCAAGGCACGGATGACCAGGTGGCGGCGCGGGTGTCGGAGGCGCTGAAGGCCCGCATCGGCGTCAAGCCCGTAAGCGTCGTCGTCCTGCCGGACGGTACGCTTGAGCGTTCCACGCACAAGGCAAAGCGCATCATTGACGAACGAAAGCTGGATTATAATATATGA
- a CDS encoding aminotransferase class I/II-fold pyridoxal phosphate-dependent enzyme: MRPLSARTAGFTDSVIRRMTRIAQRHGAINLSQGFPDFDPPRALLDALTRADMLPHQYSVTWGAQNFREALAAKQSRCMGFSIDPDAEVVVTCGSTEAMMAAMMTVANPGDKVIVFSPFYENYGADAILSGAEPIYVPLRPPHYDFDPAVLEDAFRQRPAALILCNPSNPSGKVFARRELEIIAALAQQYDAYVITDEVYEHIVYAPHRHVYMASLPGMRTRTLSCSSLSKTYSITGWRLGYIIAPPELIDTAKKVHDFLTVGAAAPLQEAAVTGLRFEEAYYESLLAVYTQKRELFLRGLDDIGIVHNEPQGAYYVMIDISEFGCTDDLQFCELLAERVGVAAVPGSSFFREPENRYIRFHFAKREETLRAALERLADMRTRM; this comes from the coding sequence ATGAGGCCGCTGTCCGCCCGTACCGCCGGATTCACCGACTCCGTCATACGCCGCATGACGCGCATCGCACAGAGGCACGGCGCCATCAACCTCTCGCAGGGATTTCCCGATTTCGATCCGCCGCGCGCGCTGCTGGACGCGCTGACGCGCGCGGACATGCTGCCGCACCAGTATTCCGTCACCTGGGGTGCGCAGAACTTCCGCGAGGCGCTGGCGGCAAAGCAGTCGCGCTGCATGGGTTTTTCGATCGACCCGGACGCCGAGGTCGTTGTCACCTGTGGTTCCACCGAAGCCATGATGGCGGCGATGATGACGGTGGCAAACCCCGGCGACAAGGTGATCGTTTTCTCTCCATTCTACGAAAACTATGGCGCGGACGCCATTCTCTCCGGCGCCGAGCCCATCTATGTCCCGTTGCGGCCGCCGCATTACGATTTTGACCCGGCCGTGCTGGAAGACGCCTTCCGCCAGAGGCCGGCCGCGCTCATCCTCTGCAACCCCTCCAATCCTTCCGGCAAGGTGTTCGCCCGCAGGGAGCTTGAGATCATCGCCGCGCTCGCGCAGCAGTACGACGCCTATGTGATCACGGACGAGGTGTACGAACACATCGTCTATGCGCCGCACCGTCATGTGTACATGGCGTCCTTGCCCGGCATGCGTACGCGCACGCTGTCCTGTTCGTCGCTTTCGAAGACGTATTCTATTACCGGCTGGCGGCTCGGGTACATCATCGCGCCGCCGGAGCTCATCGACACGGCGAAGAAGGTACACGATTTCCTGACGGTCGGCGCCGCCGCGCCGCTGCAGGAGGCGGCCGTCACGGGTCTGCGGTTCGAGGAGGCGTACTATGAGTCGCTGCTCGCCGTCTACACACAAAAGCGGGAGTTGTTTTTACGGGGGCTCGACGACATCGGGATCGTGCACAACGAACCGCAGGGGGCGTATTACGTGATGATTGACATCTCGGAATTCGGTTGCACGGACGACCTGCAGTTCTGCGAGCTCCTGGCCGAGCGCGTGGGTGTCGCCGCCGTTCCCGGGTCCAGCTTCTTCCGGGAACCGGAGAATCGCTACATCCGATTCCACTTTGCCAAACGCGAGGAGACGCTGCGCGCCGCCCTCGAACGTCTGGCGGACATGCGGACGCGGATGTGA